The following are from one region of the Knoellia sp. p5-6-4 genome:
- a CDS encoding 5-(carboxyamino)imidazole ribonucleotide synthase — protein MTSPQRAPGGFPVVGIIGGGQLARMCAAPAAELAITLSVLAEAPDAAAAQVVPSSPVGDHREVEAVRAFARECDVVTFDHEHVPPEVLAALEADGAVMHPSPAALLFAQDKLAMRHRLTEIDVACPAWAQARTAAEVEQFAAQVGWPLVVKTPRGGYDGKGVRVVSSVDDLGDWLADAVHDAEAGSGPLADGLLLEEKVDFVRELAVLVARSPSDQAAAWPVVETVQTDGICTQVLAPAPDLDPHLAAVATEAGLRIAENLGVTGVFAVEMFEVRDPETGSPAYVVNELAMRPHNSGHWSMDGAVTGQFEQHLRAVLDLPLGTPAPREPFTVMANVLGGDYPQLYPAYRHIMARDPGLKVHLYGKGVRPGRKIGHVNVSGADLDDLRERAGHAADYLSGVITE, from the coding sequence GTGACCTCCCCCCAGCGTGCACCCGGCGGGTTCCCCGTGGTCGGCATCATCGGCGGCGGCCAGCTCGCGCGGATGTGCGCGGCGCCGGCGGCCGAGCTCGCCATCACGCTCAGCGTGCTGGCCGAGGCCCCTGACGCCGCCGCCGCGCAGGTCGTGCCCTCCTCGCCGGTGGGCGACCACCGGGAGGTCGAGGCGGTGCGGGCCTTTGCGCGAGAGTGCGACGTGGTGACCTTCGACCACGAGCACGTCCCGCCGGAGGTGCTCGCCGCCCTGGAGGCGGACGGCGCCGTGATGCACCCCAGCCCTGCTGCGCTGCTCTTCGCGCAGGACAAGCTGGCCATGCGCCACCGCCTCACGGAGATCGACGTCGCCTGCCCGGCGTGGGCCCAGGCGCGCACCGCCGCCGAGGTCGAGCAGTTCGCCGCCCAGGTGGGCTGGCCGCTGGTGGTCAAGACGCCGCGCGGCGGCTATGACGGCAAGGGCGTGCGGGTGGTCTCCTCGGTCGACGACCTCGGCGACTGGCTGGCAGACGCCGTGCACGACGCCGAGGCCGGCAGCGGGCCGCTCGCCGACGGGCTGCTGCTCGAGGAGAAGGTCGACTTCGTCCGCGAGCTCGCCGTGCTGGTGGCGCGCAGCCCCTCCGACCAGGCGGCCGCGTGGCCGGTGGTCGAGACCGTGCAGACCGACGGCATCTGCACCCAGGTGCTGGCCCCGGCCCCCGACCTCGACCCGCACCTGGCCGCGGTGGCCACCGAGGCGGGTCTGCGCATCGCCGAGAACCTCGGCGTCACCGGTGTCTTCGCCGTCGAGATGTTCGAGGTGAGGGACCCCGAGACGGGCTCCCCGGCATACGTCGTCAACGAGCTGGCGATGCGCCCCCACAACAGCGGGCACTGGAGCATGGACGGGGCGGTTACCGGGCAGTTCGAGCAGCACCTGCGCGCGGTGCTCGACCTGCCGCTCGGGACGCCTGCGCCGCGGGAGCCGTTCACGGTGATGGCCAACGTGCTGGGCGGTGACTACCCGCAGCTGTACCCGGCGTACCGGCACATCATGGCTCGCGACCCCGGGCTCAAGGTCCACCTCTACGGCAAGGGCGTGCGACCCGGCCGCAAGATCGGCCACGTCAACGTGAGCGGCGCCGACCTCGACGACCTGCGCGAGCGGGCCGGCCACGCCGCCGACTACCTCTCGGGAGTGATCACGGAATGA
- the purE gene encoding 5-(carboxyamino)imidazole ribonucleotide mutase yields the protein MSVQPAATRQPLVGLVMGSDSDWPVMEHAATALAEFDIPFEADVVSAHRMPDEMIAYGQQAAERGLRVVIAGAGGAAHLPGMLASVTPLPVIGVPVPLKHLDGMDSLLSIVQMPAGVPVATVSIGGARNAGLLAARILAAGEGAEAQRLREAMTAFQAALRDQAHAKGAALRERRSR from the coding sequence ATGAGTGTGCAGCCTGCCGCCACACGGCAGCCCCTCGTCGGCCTCGTCATGGGCAGCGACAGCGACTGGCCCGTGATGGAGCACGCGGCAACCGCCCTCGCGGAGTTCGACATCCCGTTCGAGGCGGACGTGGTCTCGGCCCACCGCATGCCCGACGAGATGATCGCCTACGGCCAGCAGGCGGCCGAGCGCGGTCTGCGCGTCGTCATCGCCGGGGCCGGGGGAGCGGCCCACCTACCGGGCATGCTCGCCTCCGTCACGCCCCTGCCGGTCATCGGCGTGCCCGTGCCCCTGAAGCACCTCGACGGCATGGACAGCCTGCTCTCGATCGTCCAGATGCCGGCAGGGGTGCCCGTGGCGACGGTCTCGATCGGCGGGGCCCGCAACGCCGGGCTGCTCGCCGCCCGCATCCTCGCCGCGGGTGAGGGTGCCGAGGCCCAGCGGTTGCGTGAGGCGATGACCGCCTTCCAGGCAGCCCTGCGCGACCAGGCGCACGCGAAGGGTGCGGCGCTGCGGGAGCGCCGCTCGCGCTGA
- a CDS encoding CoA-binding protein: MTLKHQNDPHLIRQLMEDPGIWVVVGLSTNQRRAAYDVARWLKHELGKGIIPVHPKAETVHGEQGYASLADIPDGTDLKVVDCFVNSEHVGAVVDDAIEHKDRLLIDAIWMQQGVIDEDAAERARQAGLGVVMDTCPKTEHPRVRHEGMMR; encoded by the coding sequence ATGACCCTGAAGCACCAGAACGACCCGCACCTGATCCGCCAGCTCATGGAGGATCCGGGCATCTGGGTGGTGGTCGGCCTGTCCACGAACCAGCGGCGGGCGGCATACGACGTGGCACGGTGGCTGAAGCACGAGCTCGGCAAGGGCATCATCCCCGTGCACCCCAAGGCGGAGACCGTGCACGGCGAGCAGGGCTACGCGTCGCTGGCCGACATCCCGGACGGCACGGACCTGAAGGTGGTCGACTGCTTCGTCAACTCCGAGCACGTCGGCGCCGTCGTCGACGACGCGATCGAGCACAAGGACCGGCTCCTCATCGACGCCATCTGGATGCAGCAGGGGGTCATCGACGAGGACGCCGCCGAGCGGGCCCGGCAGGCAGGGCTGGGCGTCGTGATGGACACCTGCCCCAAGACGGAGCACCCACGGGTCCGCCACGAGGGCATGATGCGCTAG
- a CDS encoding GtrA family protein has protein sequence MRAPIARLVDHLRGTIHILVREVIKFGLVGAVAFVVDIGLFNLLRFVGGEGPLYDRPLTAKVLSVSAATLVAWLGNRYWTFRHRRRAAAAHELALFVVFNVAGMVIALICLGFSHYVLDLRSPLADNVSANGVGLVLGTLFRFWAYRTFVFSKEEILEDTSPLAGHPAER, from the coding sequence GTGCGTGCACCCATTGCCCGGCTGGTCGACCACCTGCGCGGGACGATCCACATCCTCGTCCGCGAGGTCATCAAGTTCGGCCTGGTGGGCGCGGTGGCGTTCGTCGTCGACATCGGCCTGTTCAACCTGCTGCGCTTCGTCGGCGGCGAGGGCCCGCTCTACGACCGGCCGCTGACCGCCAAGGTCCTCTCCGTCTCGGCCGCCACGCTGGTGGCCTGGCTGGGCAACCGCTACTGGACCTTCCGGCACCGGCGCCGCGCCGCAGCCGCCCACGAGCTCGCCCTCTTCGTGGTGTTCAACGTCGCGGGAATGGTCATCGCGCTGATCTGCCTCGGGTTCTCGCACTACGTGCTCGACCTGCGCTCACCGCTGGCCGACAACGTCAGCGCCAACGGCGTGGGCCTGGTGCTCGGTACGCTGTTCCGCTTCTGGGCCTACCGCACCTTCGTCTTCTCCAAGGAGGAGATCCTGGAGGACACCTCGCCCCTGGCGGGGCACCCCGCCGAGCGCTGA
- a CDS encoding UDP-glucose/GDP-mannose dehydrogenase family protein, which yields MNLAISVIGTGYLGAVHAACMADLGHTVVGVDSDPAKVEALNAGRAPLFEPGLDELLARVLPTGRLRFTTEIAEVADASVHFVCVGTPQMVGENAADTTFVYAVVDALAPHVKPGALVVGKSTVPVGTAKKLRKKLAARVRDGVEARLAWNPEFLREGFAIEDTVAPDRFVYGVHRESAEADVALLDQVYAAPLANGTPRLVMDYATAELVKVAANAFLATKISFINAMSEVCEAAGGDVVALAEAIGHDDRIGRKFLGAGVGFGGGCLPKDIRAFMARAGELGADQALTFLREVDQINLRRRARMVDLARAECGGTLVGKRVAVLGAAFKPNSDDVRDSPALDIAQAARAAGGRVTVHDPKAIPNAQRTRPDLDYAHTVEEACKGADVVLHLTEWQEYRDLDPAALKTVVATPAIIDGRNALDADAWRAAGWTYRALGRPHA from the coding sequence GTGAACCTCGCGATCTCTGTCATCGGCACCGGCTACCTGGGCGCGGTGCACGCGGCGTGCATGGCCGACCTGGGGCACACCGTGGTCGGGGTCGACAGCGACCCGGCCAAGGTGGAGGCGCTCAACGCGGGTCGGGCGCCGTTGTTCGAGCCGGGTCTGGACGAGCTGCTCGCGCGGGTGCTGCCGACCGGGCGGTTGCGGTTCACCACCGAAATCGCCGAGGTCGCCGACGCGTCCGTGCACTTCGTGTGCGTGGGGACCCCGCAGATGGTCGGGGAGAACGCGGCGGACACCACCTTCGTGTATGCCGTGGTGGACGCGTTGGCGCCGCACGTCAAGCCCGGTGCGCTGGTGGTGGGCAAGTCGACGGTGCCGGTGGGCACGGCGAAGAAGCTGCGCAAGAAGCTGGCCGCGCGGGTCCGCGACGGGGTGGAGGCGCGGCTGGCGTGGAACCCCGAGTTCCTGCGGGAGGGCTTCGCGATCGAGGACACCGTGGCCCCGGACCGGTTCGTCTACGGGGTGCACCGTGAGAGCGCCGAGGCGGACGTGGCGCTGCTGGACCAGGTGTATGCCGCGCCGCTGGCGAACGGGACGCCGCGGCTGGTGATGGACTACGCCACCGCCGAGCTGGTCAAGGTGGCCGCCAACGCCTTCCTGGCCACCAAGATCTCGTTCATCAACGCCATGTCCGAGGTGTGCGAGGCCGCCGGCGGTGACGTGGTGGCCCTGGCCGAGGCGATCGGGCACGACGACCGGATCGGGCGCAAGTTCCTCGGCGCCGGGGTCGGGTTCGGCGGTGGCTGCCTGCCCAAGGACATCCGGGCGTTCATGGCCCGGGCCGGCGAGCTAGGCGCCGACCAGGCGCTGACGTTCCTGCGGGAGGTGGACCAGATCAACCTGCGCCGCCGGGCCCGGATGGTCGACCTCGCCCGCGCCGAGTGCGGCGGCACCCTGGTCGGCAAGCGGGTCGCGGTGCTCGGGGCCGCGTTCAAGCCCAACAGCGACGACGTGCGCGACTCCCCGGCCCTGGACATCGCCCAGGCCGCCCGCGCCGCGGGTGGGCGGGTCACCGTGCACGACCCTAAGGCCATCCCCAACGCGCAGCGCACCCGCCCCGACCTCGACTACGCGCACACCGTCGAGGAGGCCTGCAAGGGCGCCGACGTGGTGCTCCACCTCACCGAGTGGCAGGAGTACCGCGACCTCGACCCGGCGGCCCTGAAGACCGTGGTCGCGACCCCGGCGATCATCGACGGCCGCAACGCCCTCGACGCCGACGCCTGGCGCGCCGCGGGCTGGACCTACCGCGCCCTCGGCCGACCGCACGCCTGA
- a CDS encoding HAMP domain-containing sensor histidine kinase gives MRQQLIRSTVLAVALAILIIGAPVFVATWWLARDPSSLSDWADRGTPTSTSVLLMGVVLALSVLALAAGVLVATRQARRLSRPMTLLAERAERLGAGESRIQPLHSGIAELDQVSEVLSRSAQRLTRSLAAERDFAADASHQLRTPLTALLMRLEEIAATDDLDVVQEEANIAIAQVERLTRVVDDLMARTRRGGDERRATVSLDSVIAALQREWQPAFEQARRSVRVHGERGLVVHATPVALSQVLSTLLENSLAHGRGTVDVHARRSGPSVVVEVSDQGDGVPATIAPHIFERSVSSGGTGLGLALARDLAESNGGRLELIQAQPAIFALFLSESDEGALIGSTA, from the coding sequence ATGCGCCAGCAGCTGATCCGCTCCACTGTGCTGGCCGTCGCGCTGGCCATCCTCATCATCGGCGCGCCGGTCTTCGTGGCGACCTGGTGGCTGGCGCGTGACCCCTCCTCGCTGAGCGACTGGGCCGACCGGGGCACCCCGACCAGCACCTCGGTGCTCCTCATGGGCGTCGTGCTGGCCCTGTCGGTGCTGGCCCTCGCGGCCGGGGTGCTCGTGGCCACGCGCCAGGCACGCCGGCTCTCGCGCCCCATGACCCTGCTCGCCGAGCGGGCCGAGCGGCTCGGGGCGGGAGAGTCGCGCATCCAGCCCCTGCACTCCGGCATCGCCGAGCTCGACCAGGTCTCCGAGGTGCTCTCGCGCAGCGCGCAGCGGCTGACCCGGTCGCTGGCGGCCGAGCGCGACTTCGCCGCCGACGCCTCCCACCAGCTCCGCACGCCACTGACCGCCCTGCTCATGCGCCTCGAGGAGATCGCCGCCACCGACGACCTCGACGTCGTGCAGGAGGAGGCCAACATCGCGATCGCCCAGGTGGAGCGCCTGACCCGCGTGGTCGACGACCTCATGGCCCGCACCCGCCGTGGCGGCGACGAGCGCAGGGCGACCGTGTCGCTGGACTCGGTCATCGCCGCCCTGCAGCGGGAGTGGCAGCCCGCCTTCGAGCAGGCCCGGCGCAGCGTGCGGGTGCACGGGGAGCGCGGGCTGGTCGTCCACGCCACGCCCGTCGCCCTCTCGCAGGTGCTCTCGACCCTGCTCGAGAACTCCCTCGCCCACGGCCGCGGCACCGTCGACGTGCACGCCCGCCGCAGCGGCCCCTCCGTGGTCGTCGAGGTCAGCGACCAGGGCGACGGGGTCCCCGCGACGATCGCCCCGCACATCTTCGAGCGCTCGGTCTCCTCCGGCGGCACCGGACTCGGCCTCGCCCTCGCGCGCGACCTCGCCGAGTCCAACGGCGGCCGGCTCGAGCTGATCCAGGCCCAGCCGGCGATCTTCGCGCTGTTCCTGTCCGAGTCCGACGAGGGTGCACTCATCGGCTCGACCGCCTGA